From the Rhodanobacter soli genome, one window contains:
- a CDS encoding DMT family transporter has product MNSRTVTTLATVGLLAMTAVWGSTFVLIKDVVGRMPVADFLAVRFVIAAVAMLALFARPVWRLGRRQVLCGLLLGAIYGTGQLLQTWGLSLIAPSVSGFATGMYVVFTPILALLLLRQHMAGIVWLAVLLSTAGLALLSLNGVSVDLGVWLTLASAALYALHIVLLGQWSRQGEAFGLSAVQMVAIALVCLLATAPHGPVWPPDRSAWFAVLYMALIAGAGAMLMQTWAQSHLPAARAAIVMTTEPVFAAAFAVLLGSDVLSWRMLLGGGLILAAMYLVELMPRRAALSAEAAHHEV; this is encoded by the coding sequence ATGAATTCCCGCACTGTCACCACTCTTGCCACCGTCGGCCTGCTGGCAATGACCGCGGTGTGGGGCTCCACCTTCGTGCTGATCAAGGACGTGGTGGGGCGCATGCCGGTGGCGGATTTCCTGGCCGTGCGTTTCGTGATCGCCGCCGTGGCGATGCTGGCGCTGTTCGCCCGGCCGGTGTGGCGGCTCGGCCGCCGGCAGGTACTTTGCGGCCTGCTGCTCGGCGCGATCTACGGCACCGGCCAGCTGCTGCAGACCTGGGGGCTGTCGCTGATCGCGCCCAGCGTCAGCGGTTTCGCCACCGGCATGTATGTGGTGTTCACGCCGATCCTGGCGCTGCTGTTGCTGCGCCAGCATATGGCCGGCATCGTGTGGCTGGCGGTGCTGCTGTCCACCGCCGGGCTGGCGCTGCTCTCGCTCAACGGCGTCTCGGTCGACCTGGGCGTGTGGCTGACCCTGGCCTCGGCCGCGCTGTACGCGCTGCACATCGTGCTGCTCGGCCAGTGGTCGCGGCAGGGCGAGGCGTTCGGCCTGTCGGCGGTGCAGATGGTGGCGATCGCGCTGGTCTGCCTGCTCGCCACTGCGCCGCACGGGCCGGTATGGCCTCCCGATCGCAGCGCCTGGTTCGCCGTGCTGTACATGGCGCTGATCGCCGGCGCCGGCGCGATGCTGATGCAGACCTGGGCGCAGTCGCACCTGCCGGCCGCCCGTGCCGCGATCGTGATGACCACCGAGCCGGTGTTCGCCGCCGCGTTCGCGGTGCTGCTGGGCAGCGACGTGCTGAGCTGGCGCATGCTGCTCGGCGGCGGGCTGATCCTGGCCGCGATGTACCTGGTCGAGCTGATGCCGCGGCGCGCGGCGCTATCCGCCGAGGCGGCACATCACGAGGTGTGA